The Ptychodera flava strain L36383 chromosome 18, AS_Pfla_20210202, whole genome shotgun sequence sequence TGGAATACTCAAAAATCCATCCAGATGGTGTCTAATCTGTCTGGTAAACATGCATAATGATGAACAGTAGTACATGACGGTATAGCACCGTTGGGTAAGTTAGGGGTTCTTTATGAGAAGATATAGAACATTTAGGAAAGTTAGGAGGTCTCTCTTCCCCATTACCTAGGGGACGTACTTCATTTCCCATGCTAGGGGCCCTCATTAACCAGTCTCTCCCATTGGCTCATTTAAATACCGCAAGTGATATTGGGATAGCAATGTGCTTTCCTGATTGGTCAGTTGCTTAATATCTAAGGCCATCTAAGGGCCAGTCTTGCTCTAGAAGTCCAAccctcaacaacaacaacaacaacagctcaACCTTTCATAACCATGGCAACTCCAATACTGTCATCATGACTACTAGAAGTGTTATTCAGTGAAGGCAGAACGGCCTACTACTTCAACGTTAAGACTAACACCAGTGTCCGGACAATGCTCACTGTCTCTGACCAAGACGAGAGGTATGCTGATGTTCCAGGAAGGAAGAGCTCTGACTTGGCAGAGCCTACTCAGGAAGTGCCCCTGCCTCATGAGACTCCGTCCAGTCAGCCATCAGCAGCTGCTTTGGTCCCTCAACCTTCCAAGCCTGGCACCATTAGTCAAGCAGGTGAGAGACAATTCAGATTTCTTCTGCATGACACAGAGACATCAGCTCGGATTGTGAGTGTGCAGATGTACAAGGGAAATGTGTACGTGGGGATACGTGAATTCTTCAAGAAACCTGACACCAGAGAACTGATACCAACAAAGAAGGGCATCAATATGAATTTGGATCAGTGGAGTCGACTGAAAAGTATTGTGCAGGGTATCGATGAGGCTGCCAAGACACTGATGTGCAATTGACCTGGTACTCACAGACCCGTCTTTCATCCTTTTTTAAGAGCCTTCCTTCAGAAATATGGCGAATAACTTGGACAGGAAAGTGGTAAGGAGAGTGACAAAATATGTCTATGCCAAGTTTATCCTGGACCAAGTCAATGCCATCATCAATGAAAACTGTGAGGGGTGCTGAGACGACTACCCATCTCAGAGGGACCATGAGTGCCTGTACTATGGCGATACCCCTGCAGGTCAACGAGAAGTGATCATCAAATACTTTACGGATGCTGCCAATCGAGTCAACATGCTGGCTGTGCAGAAATCTATTCTTGCCATGGCTGAACTGTGTTACATCACCCTGGATCATAATGTTCCCCTTGGATTACTTGATCTTGATGATCTCCTTGAGTTGTTGTACTACCGCTGGAGTGAAGACCCTGAAAGATGTTTTGAAGCTCTATCGGACAGTCTGTCTATGTATGGAATGGTCTTGTGCAACGACATGATCACCGCAGTTTGTTCCAAATTTAATTGTGCAAGCagttaatcatttcaatttccttcaatttataaatgtatattttttcgTACATTACAAGTTTGCAAATAGCGAAGTATGATTGTTCTATGAATGAGTATGATTGATtgcccctcccctcccctcccctcccctttATGCTCATCATccttgagagaaaaaaacagacGCACATGCTTTgtattttcaattgaacaagtttgaaaatttattgaacacCAACAGGAAAGCCCACACAAGAACTAGTAACAATGTAATGAATTTGACGTCTAAGTAAAACGAGTCTGTAAAAAGTTAACATCATAAATGTCAAATCAACAcctgtcaatttttcaatgaaatcattcacGAGAAAGTCATTAAAAGTCAAGTCCCCGGTAAACTGCTTCACAATGTTCGACATGGACCATCCCTGGCAACAATGTAGCAGATAGGAAAGGACGTATTGTCCACACACTGAAGAAAGAGGTCCCTGGAGCCTTTGTCTGTTATAGATCCAGTCGAGAGAGTTCCTGTTCAGGAATGTCTTGAAAGGTGTCCTGTTGGGTGGACGTCCGTACGAATCGAAATATTCACCATGGTTGCCATGATGAATAATTGACCACAGGTTCGGTGAAGTCCATTTTCAAGAGTTTGCTCGGAACTTGCTTTCCACAGACATTAAGGACCAGTGATGTCGTCCCGTAATGTTTGAAGTTGAAAGGATTTTTCTTGTATGAATCGTTGAAGGCATTGTTGTCTACCAGACCCAAGACCACACGTTTAGGTACCTGTCCCAGAAAGATGTGGTCTTTGTTGAAGGACATGGTGCCTCTAGGAATAGATAGAACCttcatcacaaaacaatgtatgGGATACTTGGACGGTCCCTGCTTTAAAGCTTCTGCATGGCCCAGCTGTACCGATGGACTGAGTTTTATTTTCCTGACCAGTAGTGTGGCTTTGGTGACTACAGCTTTGAAGGCTGGATTTTCTGCAGAGCTCACAATGGAAAAGGCATCCTGGCTTCCATTGAGCTTGAGACGTAATTCGACACCATTCATTAGATATTTTGGCTGAAAAAGAGAACCAAATGGATGGGTCCTACCATGTCGACAACTTGACTAGCAGACATGAAGGCATATTGGTTTTTCAGTCCCTTGTTAACTTCTCCACCTTCTTTAGTAGAGTCCACTTCATCCATTTTCAAGTGTTAGTCCTTTAAGAGTACGGCTGAAGCAGTATGGGTGTCTTTGGCCTCCTCACCATAATTCAACAAGGTCTCCAACATCGCTTGGTAGGGGTAAGTAGGGGAAGGGTTGATATCATTTTGCCATTGAGGTGTACATCAACCTGGCTGAACAGTGAATGGAGCCACAAGTTGACGGGACCCATGCTGCATCTTCACCGAGGTTAGTACCATCAGCTTTTGTAATCTTGGCCTTGATCAGAGGGAATGTTGAGGACAGATCGATGTAGTCTTCCCCTGAAACCGAAATTACAAATTCGATGGGTCCCGATTCCACAATGTGGGTCAGGGGATGCACTTCTTCCCATTGTCCCTCTTCCACACTAGCCTGCGTTGGGGAACTGTGAACAAGTCAAGTTCACTCTTGGTACACTCGCAGGAGTATTCATGAAGAAATGCCATGTCAGTAAAAAATGTCAGGAGATATTCTCTTTCGCTTGGCTTTGGAGGAAATGACTCTTTGTTTTggagttttacattttatacCACCGCCGGGGGGGGGACTGAGTATCTGGAACCCCTGCCTGTCATCAACTGTTTCTCGGCTTCCACCAACCGTAGTTTCGCCGAGCGCTTGATGTTACGTCCACTGAGTGCATCACCTGCAATGTTGAGCCCCGTTTTCAACATTTGTCTCCCTAGGACTTTGGCACCTTGTTTGAGCAGTGGTGTGGCTGCACGGAAGGGGCCTCCCAAAATGCCGCCCAAGCCATATCCTCTCTGCATGGCTGCCCCCTGGAATGATGCTCCATTTCTCACCTGATCCAAATAAAACTTCTTGTATGTGGCCGGATTGCTTTCATAGATTTTACGTCTATACGGCATGGTTCAGGCTACAATAGTGTAGGGCATCGTTTTCTGAAGGCTAGTGTCACGATCACTTTCCCAACTTGAAATGACACTTTCTGACCCAAGTTGTCTCTTATGTAGACTTCTACCGTATCAACTTCGCGGTTTCTCAGGGCTTGTGGAAGGTGCTGTTAATCATCTGTCCATGGATCCCTTCAAAATTTTCTATTCTCAACAGCAGTGCAAAGGTATCTCCCACCAACTGGTCGTCAACTAGGTCGCAATACACATACAGAGAAGAGAGGTTTCAAACACTGAACATGAAAGGAGCATCGTTCTTCTGCCTCAAGATGGTATTGGGATAAAATCCCATGATTTCAGCCAGACCTGGTAGAAAGTAGAGGCTGGTACCCTCACTCACATCAGCGGTTACTTTCTTAGACACCGGGTCGAAAGTCAACTGGATGTTGTCGGGTAAACCTTGCTCTCTCAGAGTGGTCAGTATACTTCCAAAATCATCATAGTAACCTGCAGGTATTTTGACAAGTGTTTTTCTATGGTCTTGAATTTTGTACGCCAGCAAGTTTCTGCCCTCGACCACATTGTACCAAGAGAAAGGGTAGTGTATGTCCATCACGGCCACTTCCAGTTTGCCCCGCAGAGAAATGTGTTTGggtaatttcacaatttctgcATTGTCTGGGAAAACATCCATGGATGCATTGCTTGGTAGCGTCATGAAAAACGGATGTTCAGCCATGATGAAAGTGGGGGTCAGACTGTGACTCTCCGAACAGAGTCATCCCTCTTATAGTTTTGCCAGATCCCTGTCCCAGCTATTGAATTTGTATGGCCAACCATAGCACTTGACCAGATATTCAGTCTTGCCCTTTCTCTTTCttgttttaagtattttttccACTCTGAAGACGTCGTTCTCTTTCTTGACGACGTTTTGTAGCTCTTGTTCATAGAAAGTACCTACTAATTCCTCCTCATCAAAATCTTTCAGCGTGCAAAGAGGTGGTCGATTGGAGATCCTTTTCGACACAATGTAGATTTCTTCTGTCCAATTTGGCAGATAACCTTTCTTGAACATACGTTTAGTTTTGCTGATTCTCCCTTGTTCTCCCAAactgaatttgaatttcaccgttTTCTGTTCATAGTCACCATACAGAGTATCTCACACCTCTTTTTCATTGGTCTTGTTGACAGACGCGGGTTTTCTCTTGATGCTGTGATGCCAAGTGTTGTTTTAAGATTGCATTAGCTGAGGAAGCACCTATAGGTAGCTTGGGGTGTTGTTTCTGGTAAAGTACTTCCACATTTTAGTTTTTATGGTACGATTGAAACGCTCAACCACAGAAGCTTTTGTTTCGTTTCTGGTGCTGAAAAATTGAATGTCTTCACtcttcagaaatttctgaaataggTGGTTCACGAATTCTTTGCCTTGATCCGTTTGCAGTTTCTCTGGCTTTCGTCCAGTCttcaaaatatgttgaaatgctGCCACCAAAATGGCCCCTGGTTTGTCTTTCAAGGGAATGGCCCAGGATACTTGGATAAAATGTAAATGCAAGTGAGGATGTATCAGAACCCTGAATTGTATTTTGCTAGTGAACTGACATCCGCAAGATCAGCTTACCACTGTTGATCCATTCCACCGACAATTAGTCTAGCCCTTGGAAACGTCCACCTCACTGGTTTGTGTAATGTGTAAGTTTCCTGATGTTGCATCCATTCTCTCATTTTCTGATGGGTGGTCTTTATTCCCTTCTCTTTGCGGCACGGTAAACAGCATCAATTCCTCCAAAACTTGCGGAATGGCTTTGATCGTAATACACCTGGCTTAGGTGCTGATCCGAGTCCGTCAATTTGTCACAGGTTTCATATTTGATGACTATGGATCCAGAACAGCAAGCACAGAGGCACCTCACTCGTTTGAGGACATCGCAAAGGGATAGAGAAGGCGGACAACACTCCATGTACGGGAGGTCTCCTTTGGAACAACTATCATCAAATTGTCGAGTGATGTTTTAAAAGTTGAGCCAATTCCTTGTCATGGATGGTTGATGTTGTGGTCTTGCAGCGGTTGAAATGACAGGACGTATCTCCCTCcttatctttttctttttagcaGATGATTGTCCAGCAAACACTCCATGATCACctacttcatcatcatcatcacctctTGGCTGAATCAATCCTTCTGATTTTCGCTGAGACTGAATCCAGTTCCATCTTTCCTTGTTACCAATCAGATCTTGTGGTACATTCATGTCAGACAGCACCCGGGCAAATTGTTGCCACCCTCAAGGAGTGAAAGTTTTCCTCCGACGTAAGGTGTCGTTGATGAGGTCTACCATAGTAGTTACAGGTAAGGGGTTGCCGTCGTACTTTAATTCACCTTTCTCATTTCAATCCATGGAGTCATGCTgtttcacttttgaaaattgaaggAGCAAGTGTGCTTTTCGTCGGAGGGATTTCGGCACACTTTCCATAACATCCTGCTCCACACTACCCGAGGGCTTTGGCTTGTCTATGATTTTCTCTTCCGTGCTCTTATCTAAAGGAGACCCTGAAGAAGACACAGCGATACTGGTACCCGTTCAAGTTTCAGAGGGGAAGATGCTGATTTGAACAGCTTCCTTCCTTTCATCAATGTTTGCCCTGTACTGCTGAAGAGTCTGTTGGTACAGTTTTGCCTTttcatcatcggtgatgtctgTTCTTTCCAAGATTTGTTGCATCTCCCTATCCAGAGAGGACAGCATCTTTGTCACAGGGTTTGTTGTTTGATTCTGCTGTAGTTGTATGGTATCTACTAATTCCTGTGGCACAAGTGCCATCTTCGTGGCATGTTCCATGGACATAATGACAATTCACTTAAAAAGGACAGTGACAGTGTGCGAAGATGATGGTTGTATTTGCTCAATTTCTTCTTCTGAGCAGATGACAGTGGAACACTTTCCCAAAGAATGTTCAGACAACATTTACAGAGGCAATAGATTAAGTCGTTA is a genomic window containing:
- the LOC139117891 gene encoding activated RNA polymerase II transcriptional coactivator p15-like, with translation MLTVSDQDERYADVPGRKSSDLAEPTQEVPLPHETPSSQPSAAALVPQPSKPGTISQAGERQFRFLLHDTETSARIVSVQMYKGNVYVGIREFFKKPDTRELIPTKKGINMNLDQWSRLKSIVQGIDEAAKTLMCN
- the LOC139117892 gene encoding uncharacterized protein F54H12.2-like, which codes for MDEVDSTKEGGEVNKGLKNQYAFMSASQVVDMPKYLMNGVELRLKLNGSQDAFSIVSSAENPAFKAVVTKATLLVRKIKLSPSVQLGHAEALKQGPSKYPIHCFVMKVLSIPRGTMSFNKDHIFLGQVPKRVVLGLVDNNAFNDSYKKNPFNFKHYGTTSLVLNVCGKQVPSKLLKMDFTEPVVNYSSWQPW